aatcccacccaaaccctatccccatagccccacgtatttaccctgctagtccccttgacactaagggacaatttagcatggccaatccacctaacccgcacatctttggactgtgggaggaaaccggagcacccggaggaaacccacgcagacacggggagaacgtgcaaactccacacagacagtgacccaagccgggaatcgaacccgaggccctggcgctgtgaggcagcagtgctaaccactgtgccaccgtgccgccccttattaAAGCATAACAGTGAAAATCCCATGGAGCGATTGCCTTAATGTTAAGTTTTACTGCAAATAATTTCAGTCCTTctgatttgaattttttttacccTGACCAGGAACTGTTGTTAACTTTAACTCAAGTTTTCATTACCTCCTCACAAGACAGGAATTTATGACCCTTAACagcttgtggtggacctcagttgtgcctttgtcctatatggaccaccgttgtgtgtgctcgtcatacctggacacatccccttccagtttgggtcctcccctcggcacctagtataaaggtggctgtctcctcccccttgttcagtccaggttggttatttgttgggatctgctcctgattctgttgtgaataaaagcctactcttatattggcatatcggtagtctttcgccttattgatagcgcatcacagctttaaaaaaaaaacttaaaacggGTGAACAGAAATGTTTTTTGCAGCGTGTGTCAGTTGCTTGCACGGCACCTTGTGATGCAGCACTATTTCAAAGGAGAGCTTGCATGGAGAGTAGCCTGTTGAATCCAGTCCTCCAAGTGAGTGCCATCACAGTACGGAGGATTCTTGGTCTGTTTGCAACCACACAGCCACGCCTGCTTTGCCTCCTCCAGTTTGAACCTCAGTGGTTCGGGAGCCCCAGGGAAGGATTTGTGGCTCCCATCACAGAATGGCTAAAGAGAAGAAAACAAAGCTACTTATTAGATAAAGAACACACATAAATCACAATCTACACTGGCTTTAAAGCTTGGGCTGCGTCTGCATCTGACATTAAAGAATAGGGACAGGATGACACACAGATTCATGAAGCAGTACATGGCAGGCCGGAGTATTTGACCTcgctcgcagctgggattctcctgttcCGCTGCAGttttggagatttggctgagcgccaaattctccattctcactggcggggcatgaacagctggCGAATTTCCGGCCATGTCAAGGGCACAGCTGATGCCAAGCTgttcaaatcccagaagggaactTTGAAACAATTGCCCCCACATTTGTGTTTGCAATTTGTGTAGTATGAGGAGGGATTCTGAAATCCAGAAACGATGTCCCCGAGTATCTGTAATTATTTTATAATAACGTAAATGTTTATTAAGAAATAGGAAAAAAACAATAAACTAAAACAGATTTACACTTAAATAAGACAATGGCTTCACATAGTACCAATACTTTAACAGTTCCAAACAATCTTAATTTAACTTTCTTCAGAGCTAACCTTCCCTATCTGTTCAGCACACCTTTTAAGATCTATAAAAGTCCAATAACTGTTACCACACAATGTTTGTAATTGTCTCTTGGGGCACTCTCTGAGGTTAACAGTAGTTGGCTTTTCAGATTTGATTCTGTTCACTCTACTTTCTGGGAGTTTGACCAGGTATTTCTGCTGTCTGCTGAGCTCAAATACAACTCCATTCATAGGTTTCCGTATCTCCTTAAATACGTTATTTCCCTTTGATCTCTCCATTGTCTCACGCAGTCTCTTTAGAACTGCTCTCTCCCAGAATTAATCAATTTACTCTCTTTATtagaatttaaaagaaaagtaAACTCACTCTGTCCATACTTTACCTATGGCAACTTTGAATCACAACAACCCATTCAAATCTATTTCTGTTCTCTAACCTTCCTGCCTCAATCAAGTTAGAAAGTAGTGGGAACAGGGTCAAATCTGAAAAGCCAACTACTGTTAACCTCAGAGAGTGCCCCAAGATACAATTACAGGCATTGTGTGGTGAAAGACTTTTACAGATCTTAAAAGGTGTGCTAAACATTCAGGGAAGGTTAACTCTGAAGGAAGTTAAATTAAGATCATTTGGAACTATTAAAGCATTGGTACTTTGTGAAGCTATTGTCTTATTTAAGTGTAAATCAGTTTTAGTTGATAGTTTTTTACTTTAAACaaaaaacgtttatttattagtcacaagtaggcttacattaacactgcaatgaagttactgtgaaaatcccctagccgtcacactcccgcacctgttcgggtacactgagggagaatttagcatggccaatacaccgaaccagcttgtctttcggactatggggggaaaccggagcagccagaggaaacccacgcagaccacggggagaacgtgcagataggaattgaacccgggtccctggtgctgtgaagcagcaatgctaaccagtgtgccaccgtgccgccctaggttaGCATCTATTTGAAGCATTGCTGGGCTCATTATTGTATCAAAGCCCCAGTTTGATACAATAATGTatcaaacatttgctctattccttGCTTTAATGACCACTCACATATCCCAACAGTTTAAAATATAACCAGAATATTACCAACAGAAAGTTATTCGTGTGTGATCCTGACAGATTTGCTTGACAATTGATATGTTAAGGGATAATTATAGAATGGGAGCTATTCTACTGGACTGGTAACCAAGAGGTCTGAACAAGTCATCAGGGGATATAAATTCAAATCCAACTGTGGTAGCTGGCAAATTTAATAAATAAATccataaaaaataaattaaacaaaaaaacaaataacaataatggtgaccatgaagctactggattgttataaaaacacaactggttctctaattccctttagggaaagaaatttgtcataaagaacaaagaaaattacagcacagggacaggccctttggccctccaagcctgcaccgaccatgctgcccgactgaactaaaaccctcaacccttccggggaccatatctctccacttccaccctattcatgtatttgtcaaggcgccccttaaaagtcactatcgtatctgcttccactacctcccctggcagcgagttccaggccatcaccctctgtgtaaaaaacttgcctttaaaccttgcccctcgtaccttaagcctgtgccccctagtaatttactcttccaccctgggaaaaagtttctgactatccaccctgtccatgcccctcataatcttgtagacctctatcaggttgtccctcaacctccgatgttccagtgaaaacaaaccaagtttctccaacctctcctcatagttaatgccctccataccaggcaacatcctggtaaatcttttctgtgccctctccaaagcctccacatctttctggtagtgtggcgaccagaattgaacactatatcccaagtgcggcctaactaaggttctataaggtCATGCAGGCAcctttcagtaagatcatggctgaccttgcacctcaactccacattcttgcTCTATTCCCAGATCTCTTGATTCCT
Above is a genomic segment from Mustelus asterias chromosome 11, sMusAst1.hap1.1, whole genome shotgun sequence containing:
- the LOC144500989 gene encoding uncharacterized protein LOC144500989; this translates as MNGPRALSVQGQRAVSVQIRNHWYCTSTAAPKRAVIAAKHPFEAELKAARLYAWCACGRSKKQPFCDGSHKSFPGAPEPLRFKLEEAKQAWLCGCKQTKNPPYCDGTHLEDWIQQATLHASSPLK